The following are encoded in a window of Candida dubliniensis CD36 chromosome 4, complete sequence genomic DNA:
- a CDS encoding actin-binding protein, putative (Similar to S. cerevisiae ABP1;~In S. cerevisiae: actin-binding protein of the cortical actin cytoskeleton, important for activation of the Arp2/3 complex that plays a key role actin in cytoskeleton organization), which produces MEKIDFNTNSNKIQQAYDKVVRGDPNATYVVYSVDKNATMDVTETGDGSLEDFVEHFTDGQVQFGLARVTVPGSDVSKNILLGWCPDSAPAKLRLSFANNFADVSRVLNGYHVQITARDQDDLDVNEFLNRVGAAAGARYSTQSSGTKKPTPVAPKPVSKPVVAKPSTGSKPSFVPKSTGKPIAPVKPKPKSITKDAGWGDAEDIEERDFDKKPLENVPSAYKPTKVNIDDLRKQKSDTTSSTPKAFKPEPTEEKNNDEEQPKPLSERMKAYNQPSSSDGRLTSLPKPKIGHSVADKYKANAPGNGGAPVFGAKPVFGTQSVDSRKDKLVGGLSRDFGAENGKTPAQIWAEKRGKYKTVASDEKETNSNENVDEPEEHHTADLAKKFEEKAKIVDDTPSLPTRNLPPAPPARETTHQSSEKEEEEEDAPAPSLPVRNLPPPPQRQSEPEPEPEKEEAAALAPSLPARNTPSAPKAEETKKQSVTATAEYDYEKDEDNEIGFSEGDLIIDIEFVDDDWWQGKHAETGEVGLFPATYVSLNEKSADKEEEEEEEEAPAPSLPSREGTQAPPALPSRSEQKPASKTATAEYDYEKDEDNEIGFAEGDLIIEIEFVDDDWWQGKHSKTGEVGLFPANYVVLNE; this is translated from the coding sequence atggAAAAAATCGACTTTAATACaaattcaaacaaaatcCAACAGGCATACGACAAGGTTGTTAGAGGAGACCCAAATGCAACATATGTCGTCTATTCTGTTGACAAAAATGCCACCATGGACGTTACTGAAACTGGGGATGGGTCATTAGAGGATTTTGTCGAACATTTCACTGATGGACAAGTTCAATTTGGATTGGCAAGGGTTACTGTTCCAGGATCTGATGTTTCCAAAAATATCTTGTTGGGATGGTGTCCCGACAGTGCTCCGGCAAAATTGAGATTGTCGTTTGCAAATAATTTTGCTGACGTATCCAGAGTCTTGAACGGATACCATGTTCAAATTACTGCCAGGGATCAAGATGATTTAGACgtcaatgaatttttaaatagAGTTGGTGCTGCTGCCGGTGCAAGATACTCGACTCAAAGTTCTGGAACCAAAAAACCAACTCCTGTTGCTCCTAAACCTGTTTCAAAACCTGTTGTTGCCAAACCAAGCACAGGATCAAAACCTTCATTTGTGCCTAAGTCTACTGGAAAGCCAATTGCTCCGGTTAAGCCAAAACCAAAGAGCATCACGAAAGACGCGGGTTGGGGTGATGCTGAAGACATTGAAGAAAGAGACTTTGACAAGAAACCTTTAGAGAACGTTCCATCTGCATACAAACCAACAAAGGTCAATATTGATGACTTGAGAAAACAAAAGTCAGACACTACTAGTTCGACCCCTAAAGCGTTTAAACCAGAGCCTACAGAAGAGAAGAATAACGATGAAGAGCAACCCAAACCTTTGTCTGAAAGAATGAAGGCCTACAACCAACCGTCAAGTAGTGATGGAAGATTAACTTCCTTGCCAAAACCAAAGATTGGACATTCTGTTGCCGACAAATATAAAGCCAATGCACCAGGAAATGGTGGCGCTCCAGTGTTTGGTGCCAAACCAGTATTTGGTACCCAATCTGTTGATTCAAGAAAGGATAAGTTGGTGGGTGGATTATCGAGAGATTTTGGTGCTGAAAATGGTAAAACACCAGCACAAATTTGGGCTGAAAAAAGAGGGAAATACAAAACAGTTGCCTCTGATGAGAAAGAAACCAACtcaaatgaaaatgttGACGAGCCCGAAGAACATCATACCGCTGATTTGGCCAAGAAATTCGAAGAAAAGGCAAAGATTGTTGACGATACTCCCTCATTGCCAACTAGAAACTTACCACCAGCGCCACCAGCAAGAGAAACCACACACCAATCTAGTGaaaaagaggaagaggaagaagacGCCCCAGCACCATCTTTGCCTGTTAGGAatttaccaccaccaccgcAAAGACAATCTGAACCGGAACCCGAACCGGAAAAGGAAGAAGCTGCTGCTCTTGCTCCAAGTTTACCTGCAAGAAATACGCCATCAGCACCAAAAGCCGAAGAAACAAAGAAGCAATCTGTCACAGCAACTGCAGAATATGATTACGAAAAGgatgaagataatgaaattgggTTCTCTGAAGGTGACttgattattgatattgaatttgtaGATGACGACTGGTGGCAAGGAAAACACGCTGAAACTGGTGAAGTTGGTTTATTCCCAGCCACTTATGTGTcattgaatgaaaaatctgcagacaaagaagaagaagaagaagaagaagaagcacCTGCTCCATCATTGCCTTCTAGAGAAGGAACACAAGCACCTCCAGCATTACCGAGTAGATCAGAACAAAAACCAGCTTCAAAAACTGCTACTGCCGAATACGATTACGAAAAGGACGAAGACAATGAAATTGGCTTTGCAGAAGGGgatttgattattgaaatCGAATTTGTTGACGATGATTGGTGGCAAGGAAAGCATTCCAAGACAGGAGAAGTTGGTTTGTTCCCTGCTAATTATGTTGTCTTGAATGAGTAG
- a CDS encoding cytoplasmic ubiquitin-protein ligase, putative (Similar to S. cerevisiae UBR1): MEVNEENKALKKFFLQLPIKADFDFNKNVKKEIRKALFMSISANGECLNWLFPSAFLDSHSYNRDDMIKKVEDDYEWTFNNYYKALLSKRDPKHDTHSHRAYHKNSPCGRIFRKGEPIHRCLTCGFDDTCALCSHCFQPEYHEGHKVHIGICQRENGGVCDCGDPEAWTRELFCPYAVDEDSASVHDREIPERLAASIVTTIATILDYMIDVIIHSDLQFQNPEETTVHEIESNTISSSLDPKKYGCHDNEFVDATNDQYYLMLYNDQVRYYRDAVQRVHLASKKVKDFAIMVTDKVQKFGKAKVISSRNIQLLLERQKILSATGLATCIRSHRDIFREDMCDELVSWLNDFSESELFKTNTAVKDLFCRAFCEKWENGLLGGSVSETTYNYRVGTLDPFLRIPKISSREQTANGHWYYSPSKWKLCDELCQECNYNINTSEFQKNVSHHGSRLQYLVYLDVRFWKDTRALLHDMYSTSLIINLRYKNIICYQYVDIYPTIVDMYLTMDREPELSIMPTLSTQLFTCPTNSAEIIKHGDLTQILASIYGFLTAEHVKAPGDIDRTHRVSIKSLKNRRWGQIFFDLSYILTRSKNSKFLPNSNIVPMTCDMLVLFQGKPILKREKANHVEYESPDYSVFFQAVSVIYQFGEVIAGALKTTRETELCDILHNYQLAIEYVLAFLVNFENKNFPGLVDEEVDLNLSVDKTYKVEPNTGSLIQISDIEEDKVSFLHPVHSFLSWLIEFSRFNNINDLIDVFQTVKLKHIGSETPGLEVLIFDYPIKTIVLISQIKAGLWVRNGFSVKSQLQLYKNTSLRDQGYTRDLFLIQVFANLGHPDVVTYLILDRWKLLDDWLQNEPSHIYDVKVLPYMLEECLNFFNHLLTEDTHLRGYDEETLIKIKIQREIIHTLCFGPLGYSKLCFQIPDHIVADRRFELILKSMTSFKAPKGSNDFGVYYLKDEYLDDVTPYYCHYTANVKDEAIKFVKERISKKKGKPVTDVIIEPKRIKTEELGIYKHVGNFATSTHFTNFLIKVLLFVSKRDTKFVESLLETVLHLIHICTLEQTINIEKYGNFFDRFINWSEEFNTSIADLLYKILLAEEFKFSHTKIRSIFRVFNQKYPSFIPTLKSRRSEFDISKVDLSSDEVNNEDELGKKKRIAKERQAKLMAKFKKQQSSFLKKNQFETIACGSDTEMEELDDHAAWKFPEHHCMLCQNAAEDAGPFGIIAYISKSCEFRNVPFNDEYWFLKAFSDNVDLNGNEYELDINQSLHNSPRTKTWTSFMQQVSNSSVIGPGFKLNEFIESHFVASSCGHGMHYQCYVNYITNSRNRQNQITRSTPENMDRKEFLCPLCKALNNIFIPILWSSNNRSLSEFLRPYSGVSPFLDLDLNYSKDKNWTERFQRFSEKEFDSRSILTSISKEMISMDSSKELTKQQRDFRLMLSDMFQTLSLFTFPQVFKADSGFVLIDTIKSVEISLRGVSSGGQLIIHQLSNNTLITLRTFNEFKNSSTLMKVKNWIDSPSHKKSAYSKIFAYIFALSKKSINNYILEVDFFEHLVNTDAFPSLGFSFNSVLETCFIGHLIQSLSIMVNEMSANCLKKNWAYTVSDIPTVADIPQGISQAAISCFKKLSVSNDVRCMGIVESRKFGEVIYSMLVKIATPFLRRAAIYAYVQCANIDGIDFAAYPETEIEADRLCSFLSLKPVCEYLRLFNEESSYEGSIFHDFLTFSSALLKTNDVLRVKKLVEYPGIVKLVDLPERLDFFFTKYYYSDRHNNPNKRVEDPAICLFCGEVIDVQKQAIGCKEGQCTTHYLKECSNDVGIFLLPKDRSLLLLHNNGGTFYNAPFLDEHGEIAEESKKAKALHLMRPRYDDFIRNIWLSHNVQNCIVRSLENVLDPGGWETL; this comes from the coding sequence ATGGAAGTTAATGAAGAGAATAAAGCGTtaaaaaagttttttttacaaCTCCCTATCAAGGcagattttgatttcaataaaaatgtTAAGAAAGAGATTCGTAAAGCTTTATTTATGTCGATTTCCGCCAATGGCGAATGTTTGAATTGGCTATTCCCCAGTGCATTTTTAGATAGCCACTCTTATAATAGAGATGACATGATCAAGAAAGTGGAAGATGACTATGAATGGACCTTCAATAACTATTATAAAGCATTATTATCGAAACGAGATCCCAAACATGACACTCACAGTCATCGTGCTTACCATAAAAATCTGCCTTGTGGAAGAATTTTTCGAAAAGGGGAGCCAATACATCGATGTTTGACTTGCGGATTTGATGATACTTGTGCTTTATGTTCGCACTGTTTTCAACCTGAGTATCATGAAGGACATAAAGTGCATATTGGTATCTGTCAGCGTGAAAATGGTGGTGTTTGTGATTGTGGAGACCCTGAGGCGTGGACTCGAGAATTATTTTGCCCTTACGctgttgatgaagattcGGCTTCCGTACATGATCGAGAAATACCAGAAAGATTGGCAGCATCGATTGTAACTACGATAGCAACTATTTTGGACTACATGATCGATGTCATAATACATAGTGACTTGCAATTCCAAAACCCAGAAGAAACGACCGTAcatgaaattgaatcaaatacGATAAGCAGCAGTTTAGATCCGAAGAAATATGGTTGTCATGATAATGAGTTTGTTGATGCTACCAACGACCAATATTATCTAATGCTATATAATGATCAAGTCAGGTATTATCGAGATGCAGTACAAAGGGTTCATTTGGCTAGTAAAAAAGTGAAGGACTTTGCAATTATGGTGACCGACAAAGTacaaaaatttggaaaagcAAAAGTGATAAGTTCACGAAATATTCAACTTTTGTTAGAGAGGCAGAAAATATTAAGTGCGACGGGACTAGCAACATGTATAAGAAGTCATAGGGACATTTTCAGAGAAGACATGTGTGATGAACTTGTACTGTGGCttaatgatttttctgAAAGTGAGcttttcaaaacaaatacaGCTGTGAAAGATTTGTTTTGTCGAGCTTTTTGCGAAAAGTGGGAGAACGGCCTTTTAGGGGGGAGTGTGAGTGAGACTACTTATAATTACAGGGTGGGAACGTTGGACCCTTTTCTTAGAATCCcaaaaatttcttcaagAGAACAAACTGCTAATGGTCATTGGTATTACTCCCCCTCTAAATGGAAATTGTGTGATGAACTTTGTCAGGAATGcaattataatataaatactTCAGAGTTTCAGAAAAACGTTAGTCATCATGGATCTAGACTTCAgtatttggtttatttggATGTCCGGTTTTGGAAGGATACTCGTGCATTATTGCACGACATGTATTCCACGTCTTTGATTATCAACTTGCGTTACAAAAACATAATATGCTACCAGTATGTGGACATATATCCAACAATTGTAGATATGTATCTTACCATGGATAGAGAGCCTGAACTTAGTATTATGCCAACATTGTCAACACAATTATTCACATGTCCTACAAACTCCGCCGAAATAATTAAACATGGAGATTTGACCCAAATACTAGCTTCTATTTATGGGTTTTTGACTGCAGAGCATGTAAAAGCTCCTGGAGACATAGATAGGACACATCGAGTATCTATAAAAAGCTTAAAAAATAGGCGATGGGgtcaaatattttttgatcTCAGTTACATATTAACTAGAAGCAAGAACTCAAAGTTTTTGCCCAATAGTAATATTGTCCCCATGACTTGTGACATGCTAGTTTTATTTCAAGGTAAACCCATTTTGAAACGAGAAAAGGCAAATCATGTTGAATATGAGAGTCCAGATTACTCTGTTTTTTTCCAAGCAGTTCTGgtgatttatcaatttggtGAAGTTATTGCGGGGGCATTGAAGACCACGCGAGAAACAGAATTATGTGACATATTGCACAACTACCAGTTGGCAATAGAGTATGTGCTAGCATTTTTGGTTAACTTTGAGAACAAAAACTTTCCAGGTTTggttgatgaagaagtcGATCTTAATCTATCAGTAGATAAAACATACAAAGTCGAACCAAACACTGGAAGCCTAATACAAATCAGTGATATCGAAGAAGACAAAGTTAGTTTTTTGCATCCGGTTCATTCATTTTTGAGTTGGTTGATTGAGTTTTCACGATTCAATAAcatcaatgatttgattgatgtTTTCCAAACTGTAAAACTCAAACACATTGGATCCGAAACCCCTGGTCTTGAAGTGCTTATATTTGATTACCCGATTAAGACCATTGTACTCATTTCACAAATTAAAGCAGGACTTTGGGTTCGGAATGGGTTTAGTGTCAAATCACAATTGCAATTGTACAAGAACACGAGTCTTCGTGACCAAGGTTACACGAgagatttatttttaattcaagTATTTGCTAATCTTGGTCATCCCGATGTTGTAACCtatttaattcttgacCGTTGGAAGCTATTAGACGATTGGTTACAGAATGAACCATCACACATATACGATGTTAAGGTCTTGCCATATATGCTAGAAGAATGTttaaatttcttcaatcaTTTGTTGACAGAAGATACACATTTGAGAGGATACGACGAAGAAACTctaatcaaaataaaaattcaaagGGAAATTATTCACACGTTATGTTTTGGTCCTTTGGGATATTCAAAGctttgttttcaaattccGGACCATATTGTTGCCGACAGAAGATTCGAACttatattaaaatcaatgacTCTGTTCAAAGCACCAAAGGGATCAAATGATTTTGGAGTATATTATCTCAAAGATGAGTATCTTGACGATGTTACCCCTTACTATTGCCATTATACTGCCAATGTAAAAGATGAAGCAATAAAGTTTGTGAAGGAGAGAATAAGTAAAAAGAAAGGGAAACCTGTTACTGATGTTATAATTGAGccaaaaagaattaaaacaGAAGAATTGGGAATATATAAGCATGTTGGAAATTTTGCCACTTCGACCCATtttacaaattttttaataaaagtTCTTCTTTTCGTTAGCAAGCGTGATACAAAGTTCGTGGAGAGTTTGTTGGAGACTGTATTGCATTTGATTCATATTTGCACTCTTGAGCAAACTatcaatattgaaaaatatggtAACTTCTTCGATAGGTTTATCAACTGGTCAGAGGAATTTAACACGTCTATTGCTGACTTGTTGTATAAAATATTACTTGCTGAAGAATTCAAGTTTTCCCATACCAAAATCAGGAGTATCTTCAGAGTGTTCAATCAAAAATACCCCAGTTTTATACCAACCTTGAAATCACGTCGTTCTGAGTTTGATATTTCAAAAGTGGATTTATCATCTGATGAAGtcaataatgaagatgagCTTGGTAAGAAAAAACGTATAGCCAAAGAACGCCAGGCAAAATTGATGGCAAAATTCAAGAAGCAACAATCTCTGTTTCTTAAAAAGAAccaatttgaaacaattgcATGTGGTAGTGATACGGAAATGGAAGAGTTGGATGATCATGCTGCATGGAAATTTCCGGAGCATCACTGTATGTTGTGTCAAAATGCTGCTGAAGACGCCGGTCCATTTGGAATAATAGCATACATCTCAAAATCTTGTGAGTTCCGAAATGTTCCTTTTAATGACGAGTATTGGTTTTTAAAGGCATTTTCGGATAATGTGGACCTCAATGGCAATGAATACGAGCTAGATATAAATCAATCGTTACATAATTCACCTCGTACCAAGACGTGGACTTCGTTTATGCAGCAAGTGAGCAATTCGAGTGTTATTGGTCCTGGTTTCAAGTTAAATGAGTTCATTGAGAGTCATTTTGTTGCACTGAGTTGTGGACATGGAATGCATTACCAATGCTATGTAAACTACATCACTAATAGTCGAAACAGACAAAATCAGATTACCAGAAGTACTCCTGAAAACATGGACAGAAAGGAATTTCTTTGTCCTCTCTGTAAAGCTTTGaacaatatatttattccAATTTTATGGTCAAGTAATAATAGAAGTTTACTGGAGTTTTTACGACCATATTCTGGTGTTAGTCCATTTCTTGATTTAGACTTGAATTATTCCAAGGACAAAAACTGGACGGAAAGGTTTCAAAGATTTTCCGAGAAGGAGTTTGATTCAAGATCTATTTTGACAAGCATCAGTAAGGAAATGATTTCAATGGACCTGTCGAAGGAACTAACTAAACAGCAAAGAGATTTCCGTCTAATGTTGAGTGATATGTTCCAGACTTTGTCGTTGTTTACCTTTCCACAGGTTTTCAAAGCAGATTCAGGctttgttttaattgatacTATCAAATCTGTTGAAATTTCTTTGCGTGGCGTTTCTTCTGGTGGCCAGTTGATAATCCATCAACTTTCTAATAATACATTGATAACATTGCGAACGTTCAATGagtttaaaaattcaagtaCACTTATGAAGGTGAAAAACTGGATCGATCTGCCAAGCCATAAAAAATCTGcttattcaaaaatttttgcCTATATTTTTGCTTTATCTAAAAAGTctatcaacaattatattttagAAGTGGATTTTTTTGAGCATTTGGTGAACACAGATGCATTTCCGTCACTtggattttcttttaatagCGTTTTGGAAACATGTTTCATTGGTCATTTGATACAAAGCCTAAGCATAATGGTAAATGAGATGAGTGCAAATtgtttaaagaaaaattgggCTTACACAGTGTCGGATATTCCAACTGTTGCAGATATTCCTCAAGGAATTTCTCAGGCGGCTATTAgttgttttaaaaaattgtcTGTTTCCAATGACGTCAGGTGCATGGGTATTGTTGAAAGTAGAAAGTTTGGTGAAGTGATATATTCCATGTTAGTAAAAATTGCTACACCGTTTCTAAGAAGGGCTGCCATCTATGCATATGTACAGTGTGCAAATATTGACGGTATTGATTTTGCAGCATATCCAGAAACAGAAATTGAGGCTGACAGATTATGTTCTTTTTTGAGTTTAAAACCCGTTTGTGAATATTTGCGATTATTTAATGAGGAGAGCTCCTATGAAGGAAGCATATTTCATGACTTTCTTACTTTTTCATCAGCGTTATTAAAGACCAACGATGTTCTTCGTGTAAAGAAATTAGTCGAATATCCCGGTATTGTAAAACTAGTTGATTTGCCAGAAAGacttgatttctttttcaccaaatattattatctgGATAGACACAATAATCCAAATAAAAGAGTTGAAGATCCAGCAATCTGTTTGTTTTGTGGTGAAGTCATTGATGTTCAGAAACAGGCAATAGGTTGTAAAGAGGGACAGTGTACCACACATTACTTAAAGGAATGTAGTAATGACGTTGGGATATTCTTACTACCAAAGGACCGctctttattattgttacaCAATAATGGCGGCACATTCTATAATGCTCCCTTTTTGGACGAACATGGTGAAATTGCTGAGGAAAGCAAAAAGGCAAAAGCGTTGCATTTAATGAGGCCAAGATATGATGACTTTATAAGGAATATCTGGTTACTGCATAATGTCCAGAATTGCATAGTAAGAAGTTTAGAAAATGTGTTGGATCCCGGAGGATGGGAGACGTTATAG